In Camelina sativa cultivar DH55 chromosome 13, Cs, whole genome shotgun sequence, the genomic window gCGGTTAAGGAGCAAAGCCGCGGTTAAGGAGCAAAGCCGCGGTTGCAtgagggaagagaccagcctctTAAAGGGCTTAGAAGGTAGCcgagagagcagctgaggaagaggatcggGATTCAGAGGAGGAGAGCCATGACCAAgaaggagcagagagaacgcacacgccaggcttcgcggaggctgaagcagaaagaggtggagactccggccaagATTTTCAAGGTCCTCTGCAAGATGAGCTTTGTAGGAACCAGTTTCCCTCACCGTGAAACAATGAAGCAGTTGGGAATCGCAAGAGATGTGgagttcctgttcgacatgtgccacctgggcaagATGATGCGAGCCAAACTCgaggcttatgaggaggagacggtacATTTCCTCTCCACACTACGATTGCACTAttttgaagaccacccgaccctactacccgatggggggatcgggttcatcatcttctccgtgTGCAACAAGTATTACCGGCTTACATTCAAGGAGATAAAGAAGCTGTACGGTTTCAAGGCTGGGACCGGAGAGAACATGGAGGTGAGCAAGGAAGAAATGAAGTCCTTATGGCTGAAAATAGGTGATAAGCTCCcttacaagtccacaagctcaaAGTcagctcaaataaggagccccgTTTTGAGACAATGCTATGGATGGGACCCCgctagttggagatgttgcggaCACTAGTATGGTatttgtgctgctcgatcaaTTCCTTTACCTCAAGTCATGGGCTATGAAAACTGAGAGGAGGGatggagctggagagatctccattggaggattggtcacaccaatCTTGGTAGCctgcgatgtgcccttgaagggagTGATACATGAGCCGAGGTGGCTAGACATCGACTACCTCACactggcgagattcttggcttaTGAGAGGCCAAATGATATGTTCTTATTCAAGTTCGTCCATCCAGCTGCAGGGGCAGCTCAAATGATCCTACCCAACGTCGTGTGTACCAACGTCCGGCTAGGGAACAACATAGACTtcacaccacctttggaggagctgtacaatccgAAGGAGGAATCTGAAGCTGAGGGAGAGCAAGCAGAGCAAGGACAGGGGGACAACTCGGATgagtatgattttgaggagtatgtgtgctctcaaaagcaacctgttggggtgagggaagctcacaagaggatcggctagctgaaaaggatgaacaagttcctagccAAGAAGGTAAAAGACCTCATTGgctcagtgaaggtaatggaaggacagatcaaggagctgcaagataaggcaagttgtgcctcaactcccacatggatggggaggagcggaccATTAGGAGGAATGCAAAGATTAGAACCTCCAGAGCCCCACAGGGCATCctcctacgagccccaagcagagGAGGGTGTCACGAGACCCGAAagatcgcggagaagccactcAGACGCCTATCTGATGCCCGACACGATGGGTTACACGATGCCTTATTTGATGCACCCTTCGAGCACCCATACAGGTGAGTACTCAGGGCCTTACCCTCCGCCTTACCAAATGTCGTATCAGATACCCTACTCGATGCACCCTGTAAGCGGCTAGACGGGTGACCATTCCggacctctcccaccatacccGATGCcatacccgatgagctacgcgaccacttacccgatcaacccctcggatgctggtccgagtatgTCGTCCATGcgcataaccgagctctctgacgagcgaATCCTGGCGCCTGCTGAAGCCGgcgacgaccctggctacacgttggcaagtatggaggctgctacaacctccttcttcaccaacccatgaggtaccacattcatccacctttgtaaataacattgcatttagttttatttcattttgtgtgattcttggaacCTTTTTCTGACTTATATTTACATacggactgtgtaatttaagtttgggggagggtcctagaatgtatataacattgtgttttattttcttatttcaattttttgcatactagtttcattcatttgagtctgaatctatttgcataaaaaaccctaaaaatttgaaaaatctaaaataaaaaataaaaaaaagtgttcatgtagttgcattttcatattaggattgagtctagattgttttatataggattgttgcatatgcatcttaggggaaaATGATTAAAAGCATCTTGTTTAAtgccaaaccttaggattgaagctacaGCCCTTattcacagttcattgttgctagatcaatctttggaaaaaaatgaaaaatatatgtttaaagcCTTGCATCTTTTGAAAGCTTGCTTGAACGttgcatcatctctatattattggacttaacctgaacttaaattgtcttgcttatggaatttgaatacttgctcatggtaactctgaAATCGGGTTAACacaccatttttaccaatcttttcgtttaacccgattcatttttcctacccttgaacccaaacctttctttcaaaccttgtatTGAATCGTTGAGGGAGGcgttttcattgtgctataggttgtgaaaccttgagagtattgagaacgacaaagaactggctcttgatttagctattAGGATCAGTTtagaaagataggtggttagcatgatcatttggggttgggttgaggaaaaaaagagagattaaagaagaaagtcccTAAGATTCGATTCAAGTAgttctaagtctctaagtaaaaaaaaaaaagtaaaaaagatcttgctatagtttcctagaaaagaaagaaaaaatctggGAATATTGTTAGGAgcttagcaaagaaagaaaaagaaaagaaagagagctaaatgtttaaagtttaggcctgagggattataaaaaaaaaaaaaaaaaaaaaaagagaaagagttaaaatcaaggatatgggtagttttattctatggggtttgataaaaagaaaaaggttaatGAGAAAAGGgttagattatcaagagttaagctttgtatgccctaattgttctcaatcttagatagttttcacaactctTTAGCACTCTttcttttgagagtaagccacctaaagaaatttcttaaaactACTCTACCAAAAGCCTTACCcatgaaaccgattgagcttgattcaccttccatttgcaagaattcgtcaaacactttaatgaatgtgaaagagatgttctttggaattgcaaatCCTTGCTGTTAGTTGGAGGTTAAACTAaatcgatgcatggtgataagcatagaaatttttatgtaagtatgttgattgattttagcaccattaaactatctttaatgactatagcttgaatccttcgcttagctccaaaggttatgagtcccatttttaACATcttcctcctacttccttgctagaggactagcaagatttaagtttgagGGTCTGacaactctctaatttacatgttttaagcatttttttctccatattttgcattgtttttaccctaaccttagcatttttaggtcatttactgtaggaatccacatttaggccatttagggtgttgcattcttgttttgcatattttggatgaaaacagatgcttaagagccaaaaatggggagaaacaaggtcaaacccGATCATGTACCCGAAAGAGCTATGGAACAGGAAGAACAGcccgaacaccaacccgatcgaggaggatctaagaacagaaagaacaatccgagAGCCTACCCAAAGAGCAACCCGagcacatcctcgtgcaccccatcgagcagaccctcgggcaggacttggaagctagggttaatgggtttccatatataaacccccctcttcttccactcgccctagcacgccacAGACCcttagaagagagagagagagcttctaGGAGAGatcgagagcttctgagagagatcgagagcgactcaaaactcttttccacttttgttaggatttctttttttttctttttgcattttctctTAGATTTCTACTCTAAAAtcttctactctacttctatttttaatataatgcaatttttgtttatctatggTTTTAAGTTTCCTGCAATGAGATATGAgaagtgtagtaaagtttctaggggatgagatagacgattttgtgttcttgatcggttaggatgtcttagctttgatatttgtgttttataaattcccttctagattagtgttcttaatgctatcaacagaccgagaggttgagattagatcaaAGGCGTTTTatcaccgagaggtgtagatgaaatgcttgaatcaatcaatgctagagatttactcacttagcctaagagattagatgagtaagaggtttattgacaataatggatcggtttgtattgcctatttggtcatgtttctccaacgagagttgggaagggaagtgattaaggttaATTGTTTccatcacgagagtgttttaacaagattttagagattcattgtctatgGAATAtctgcttgaggcatgtaggacatccatattggtcaggaacacttaggagtcgattaccccatccttaggagctttcgtatttagattgtttgcatttttattcatcactcgatcccttacccgaacaggtacacgatcacctgcttcgagtataccttcgagctgttcttgtttatcttgttcactcgatcaccccacccgatcatgtactcgaatgcttgcatcgagtgcttagatcgtgtggttcttgttcatttggtttcttttgtttattttaggattgttagatcaaacccaactattgcttggcttgacttgcatagttctgatcatatatTATTTGCTAGCATAaaaaccatttggattgataaccctttgtactacaactgcatagggaagcatagggaattgataccctgggtgaaaatcctactaTCAACTCAATACAGAAGCCTTTGAGAGGTTTCCTTGGGGTCGAGTAAGTTTCAAGCGACTAATAGATTCTATAAAAGCCGTGTCCTATGAGAACACATCATATGTGGTTCATGGATGTGCACATGTTCTGTTGATATGGGCTTTTGAGAGTGTGAGAGAATTAGGAAAAGAATATGGGAGTAAAAACGAAGGTGATTTTGTGCCCTTACTTAGATGGGATGCAGGCCGTACCAGGGGATGTATAGGTGACTTTTTATACTCAGAGATGGAAAAGAAGAAGGTATACTTTATTTTAGATGTAAACCCTAGGATGTGGCTAACATAAAATCGAAAAGGCCAGCAGTTGATATTAATATACGTCCAGCAATCCAACATAAATCCATAACAACAATAAGGCCCACTGAAGCCCAAATTTATATTGGGCATGTTTTTCGATTGTGTCCAATAGTGTTACACTTAGAACAAGCATGCCTTTTCCTGGGGCGACAATTTTCCATAGCAACTTCCAGAGGATGCTTGATGCGTGACATCTTCGGTCGACCTGACTGTGTCCTAACAAATGGTGGCTTGCAACGTTTGGTAGAGACAACGTCCGGAACTGTAGCGTATGTATCCCTTGGCAAAATGGACTTCTCATAACCGTGATATAAGTAATCTGAGCAGAAGTATGGGTGACACTTTGAAATCCTTGACACCTTTACCGTTGTAGCTGCAGCCAATGCGTGTTCACAAGGAATCTTCTCCACGTTAAAGTGACAACAGGTGCACTTGTTCTGTGAAAGGTTGACAAGGTGTACAGTCGATCCACTCCTAACTTCGTAATGATGCGGATCAATCTCTTGCACCTTCATCACATTAGCTTTCTCTAAACGATCATGTATACAAACAATAATTCCttacatttatttacaaaaaaaacaaatgttaattCACACAACAAACATTTACCAACCTGAAGCAGTTTCTCGACTGCGGTTGTGAGTGTTGTAGGCATGGCTGCAGCTACTTTTCGCCGAACAGCAAGCCACCTTGTCAACATTGACCTTATATAGTCTAGTAGTTCTACAATTGGGAACTTTCTAGCTTGGTTTAAAAATCGATTAATTGAATCAACGATGTTGCTAGTCGTGAAATTGTACCTCCCACCAGGAAAATGCACTCGAGTCCACATACTAACATCAGCACGTACAAGGTAAGCGTGAAGCTCTGGATTCAATGCACCGATTTGTTTGAAGTACATGTTAAAGGCTTTAAGACGGAAAGCACTTGCTGCTTTCTTTACAAGTCCAAATGATTCACTACCTCTAAATTTAAGTTTGTACAGATGATATGTGCAGATACCACGACTAGCAAGCGGGTAGACAGACTTGATGGCTTTCCCTATTGATTTATGTCTATCTGATATTATAGCCAAGGCTTCATCAACTGGGATAACACGACTTAATTGTCGATAGAACCACTCCCAAGCTTTATCATTCTCACTATCAACTACAGCAAAAGCTAGTGGGAATATATTGAAATTTCCATCTTGAGTAGTTGCAAGTACAAGCATACCTTGATATTGTCCTTTCAAGAAAGTCCCATCGACAACattaattttctcataaaaggAAACCCAGCTATGCTTGCCCCAAAAGCtatgaaaacatatttaaatctGTCTTCAGAATCTACTTCCAACTTTGGGTGTGTTCCAGGATTTGCTTTACGGATCCTATACAAGTATGTGGGTAAATTTTCATACCCATGTTTTGCTGTACCCCGAACTAATTGTCTAGCACATAGAAGAGTTCGACGTGCCTTCTAGTAGTCAACCTACAACCACGAGTTATGCAATTAGTGGATCTGAAAACGGGTGAAGATAACAGACACACTTAGTTGAACGCATCAACACATTAACAAACTTACCGTTAGACCAAACCTCAAATTTAAAGCTTTGGCCACATGCATTGGTCTCACACCGTGTCCAACACCACCCACAAATTCCTTATACAAATGGCCCAATATATCTGGAGTTGCTTGACGTGCACGAGCAGAACGTTATGTGACTGAGCAAGAATGCTCATCTACATATAATCGAATATGAAGAATAGGGGAATCTCCAATAGTACTAGCTCTTATACATCAATGACATCCTTCGACCCAACAATTAACAATATACAGTGCAGGATTTTATCGATCCACGTCAAAATCGAATTTTTAGAGAACATATACTATCTTCACTCTACTCTCCAATGCTTCTCGTGAGTCATATTTCTGACCAACTGCTACATCAACACCACCAACTTCTATAAGGATTGAATCTTTAACATAGGTAGAACTCTTTGCGCGCAAAGGTGCCCTTCTCCTATTTCTCCTCCCAAATTCAACCTTTACATCCTCTATTGTCTCCTCTTCGATGTTTGAAAACTTAGAATACAAACAATAGTCTTCATCCCTGGAGCTAGCTCCGTCACTATCCTCAGAACAGTCAAATCTGAATTCATCGtcctcttctttgatttttatttcattgCAAGCCTCTGTTctatcctcttcctcttcattcgACATCGTTTCGTCTCTCCTTGACTTAGGtcttttcttctcctccatTTTCTCTTCCAACCTACTCGCCGCCTTCCCAACTACCTTCCTCTTGTAGTAATCCtcactttttgtttctctcttactCTAATATACTCCGCAGGACCCTAATCGATCCACACTTTCTATTCCTTCGGTAACATCGAGCTCAACGCATAGAAGCTCCGATTTACAAACTCTAAGAAATCCTTCAAACTGTCGATGATTGCAAACAAAAACAGGAGGTGTATCAGCTGCCATTATTTGTGACGTCCTTGAAAACTTATAACTTAAATGAACAGCAAACATCGCTCTCTCCGACCCAAAATACTCGTAGACCATGGAAATGAAATCTTCAAATACTGTTTTCTTGCTCGCCATTAGCACCCTCGAACCTCTTCTCTCGTCAACACAAAACTCCCACCCCTTCTTGATTAAAACCCACTTTCCACAAACTACGGAAATAACCTCCATTCTGTAGCAAATTTATAAAACGAGATTTGTAAAGGATAAGGGGATATCGAACGAGATCTGTAGAACCAGAGCCAACATATAATGTATACAGACCATCCTAAGAGTAGAAGAGAACCAGAGCTGGCAGTTCTTCAAGTAATTGCGGCTACTACAACAGTGTGTCTGAAAAGAGATATCAACAGTATACCCTAAAACAACAATAGTGTTAATCTGTCAAACCAAATAACTCTATCACGTCTATATGCCTAACTCTActtaacttttgttatttcGGTAACAAATATGTCTACCACTTCATTAGCTCGTAACTCTATCGTTTTTAATTATGTCTATCCATATTGAAAAATCTACCATATAAATCTATCTAAGATGATATGTCTGCCATAATGCCCATATAAATCTCTCAAACATATCTACCACCCGACAAAAACGAATTATATTTGTCACCACTGAAGTAATATCtctatcaaattttaataattctatCATCATTACAATATATCTATCGAGTAAATCTACCGATAACTATAGCTTTGCCAGATATATTTTTGTCTACCATCACTAATATATCTCTACCAATTTAATCTACTTAATTTTCTAACTCTATTCATTAAGTCTgccaaaatttatataactcTATTGGAAAAAATATGTTTATCGTTAAATAGATTATTTGAACGGGAATTTTTCCCTCTAAAAACTTTGAACAATTGTAGAACAAACACAGATGTGGTATCACTTTTTAATGgcatatttgttatttattttttcctaacaCACCTTATAAAGAGTTCATATgtcattaaaattttctaaaaaaaaaatgagttctAGTTATTTTTAAGCTTTACTAACCTATTAGAATAAAGTTTcctaataaaaaataacataaaaacttgaaaacatgttatgttacaaaaaaaaaaaaatctttaaaacatcgTATAGAAACCTAGCGAAGCTTTTGACCAATATTAAATTCAGGAAactccacaaaaaaaataaaaggaagcaAAACAGCCATTAAAATGGCTCCACCAGTGATCTTCTACAACATAGTGAAAATCATTTTCAGTACTCCACGTAAACTAAGCCGTTGATAGATAAAACAAGTGGGAATCCAACGGTAAGAAAAgacccccccaaaaaaaaaaaaaaaaaactggaaacaacaaaaacgtAAGAAGGACAAGCCAACAAAATAcatctcttcttcaatcttaTGGTTTAgggggaaaaacaaaaagaagaagaagatctttttttttatatttgggaaaatcgagaaaacaaatactaaaaaaacgTTAAAAAGTCATTAattcactcatcatcatcagggcCCTTGTGTTCTCTGAGTCAGGTAAGATTCTTTTCGGCGATTCgatttactttttagttttggtCTTTGATTTGGGTTTTCTCATTCTTAATCTGGGTTTTAGTCTAAACTTTGAATTAAGGACTGGATTAGGTGggtttgatttttgtgttttttgattACAAAATTCACTGCTTTGGAAACAATCTGAGTAAACTAGTTTCTCTAATCGTTATTTTATCAATCTCTCACTTTCTTCGTGATTTTGAAATGATGTGATGAGTAAAGTTATCAaatttaccaattttttttgtttgtggattTTTTCATGGTTGACTTTGTTATTACCTAAAGAAGAGAAGGTCTATGTTAAAACCCagatattagtttttttttttttttggaatttgattCTGAGTTTGTTTCAGTAATTGAAAGATTCGCCATAGTGTGAACTtttgttttagaggttttttttttcaatattgaTGGAGTTATTTATGTTCATGGTGGCTTCTTCTTTTACACGTCTCTATGGCTTCATCAAAAGCCATATTTAACTTTGCCAAAGTGGACGTAAATTTCATTCCTTGAGTATTGATTCCATATCTTATGTAATGTCCTTTCACTATCCTTATGTAGATGTTCTCCAATCCATGTTCATTCGTTATTGCTCTATAGCTGAAACAGGTTTTAAGTTTCAGGTTTAAAAAGAACAcatctttttttatctcttcgttttgttgtatttgttgATGATTAAAGGAGAATTCTTTGAAAAAGGGGTAGAGAAAATGAGGAAGAGAAGCGGCTGAAAGCTAAGAGTTTGTGATCTaaataaagcaaaacaaaaaagtttggaatattcttaagagattttttttttgactggGGAAAAAGATAGTATCCGAATTAATGGAAAGGGAATTGATTCAATGGTTCATCTCCTCTTGTATAAAGTTATATTCTGTATATAAACATGCTTATTGTGAGTCTCATATCTCGTTGTTATTCGTGCGTCAAAGTTTCCTTCATTGCAAAGCTATATTTGCCTTGTGAGTTAGGATACTATGACTCTGGCTAATGATTTCGGATATTCAACCACTATGTCTTCATCTTTTTCAGCTCTTCATCCTACTGTAGAAGACAGATACCGCAAGTTTCCTAACTCTTTCTGGGTATCAGGGCAGGAACTGATGAATAACCCTGTACCCTGTCAGTCAGTGTCTGGCGGCAATTCTGGAgggtatttgttttcttcttcctccggaTTCTGCAATGTTTCAGCAGTGTCACCTCATGGAAGGAATTCGCAAACCCAGCCACCTGTTTCCACCGTGCCAAGAGACAGATTGGCTATGCAGGATTGCACTTTGGAAGCACAATCCTCCTCACTGATCAATCATCATCAGCCTCAAGAGTTCACAGATCCACTTCAGgagttctttgatttctctgATCATGTTCCTGTTCAACATCTACAAGCAGAGGAAAGCGGTGTAAGGGTGGACTCATCCGTGGAACTCCACAAGAAAAGCGAATGGCAAGATTGGGCAGATCAGCTGATTTCtgttgatgatggttcagagCCAAACTGGTCTGATTTTCTTGGAGATCCACGTTCCCACAATCAAAATTCAGAGGTTCACAATCTGTAGCCATATATGATCTCTATGTTTGTCCGTATGTCATTTAATCAGTGTTTTGCATAATTTGTAACAGATACCGATGCCATTTTCTGATGTACCAAGGCAAGAGATAAAAGCTAACCAGCAGCATCAGATGGTTTTGTCTGAGGAGCAGCTTATTGGGAGAAACGCATCATCTAGCGTAGCAACATCTAAACAACGCATGCGTTGGACACCAGAACTTCACGAGTCATTCGTTGAAGCTGTTAATCAGCTCGGTGGTAGTGACCGTGCgtatgctttcttcttctctcgttccTGAAAATAGTTAGCTCAAGGCCGTTCAACTGGAAACAGTGGAACTTACTCTTCTCCTGacttttataattttcaccGTAGGAGCCACCCCTAAGGCTGTTTTGAAGCTCTTGAATAACCCTGTCTTGACCATTTATCATGTAAAAAGCCATTTGCAGGTTTGTTCTTACccatatgttttttaatttatgcatCTCATGCTTTTTCTCTTCTAACCTTAGCCCATTCTGATTTTTTGTATCATCTTTATGTTCTACAGAAATACAGAACGGCAAGGTATAAACCAGAGACTTCAGAAGTTACAGGTAAGGACTTCATATACTTTAACATAGTATTTGTGGACTTCTGCTGAGCTATAAACCACATAGGCCACTAAAAAGTTGGTCACTCTCTAGAAAATCCTAAAAGTCTCGATGGCAAACAAACACCTTACAAAGGGGCACATAtctttgtataaattttttctttttctttcacagGAGAACCTCAAGAGAAGAAGTTGACATCTATGGAAGATATCAAATCTCTTGACATGAAAACGTAAGAAATTTCAGTTTCCTGACTGCAGAACAAACCAGGAATTTTTCTTCATACTGTTTAGAATTTTAATCCTAATAGGGTTAAATAGTTATTACGTGTTAGTTtactttgttactatttctttTCCAGGAGCGTTGAGATTACACAAGCCCTAAGGTTACAAATGGAAGTTCAGAAACGTCTTCATGAGCAGCTCGAGGTAACTGCTAAAAGAACTCTTCTGTGCCTTATTTCTAGCGTTGGAAGAGAAGTCGTCGTAGAGATTATGAATATTGTCTGATGCTGTGTACTTTATATGCCAGATCCAACGGACGCTGCAGTTACAGATTGAAAAACAGGGTCGATACCTACAGATGATGTttgagaaacaacaaaagatacAAGAGAACAAGAGCTCTTGCTCAGAAGCATCACCTAAGCAATGCAACGACACATCTGCAGAAGTCGAATTCGGTCTTGACACACGAACAGTGGAACAAGCTGAATCTCCTTCAGCATCAAGGAAACGGGTCAGAGAAGATTAAAACACTTTTAAGGTTGGCTGAAACATGTTTATTGGGAATTAATTGTGGAAACCCAAAGATGCAACAAG contains:
- the LOC104736837 gene encoding protein PHR1-LIKE 1 isoform X2; its protein translation is MTLANDFGYSTTMSSSFSALHPTVEDRYRKFPNSFWVSGQELMNNPVPCQSVSGGNSGGYLFSSSSGFCNVSAVSPHGRNSQTQPPVSTVPRDRLAMQDCTLEAQSSSLINHHQPQEFTDPLQEFFDFSDHVPVQHLQAEESGVRVDSSVELHKKSEWQDWADQLISVDDGSEPNWSDFLGDPRSHNQNSEIPMPFSDVPRQEIKANQQHQMVLSEEQLIGRNASSSVATSKQRMRWTPELHESFVEAVNQLGGSDRATPKAVLKLLNNPVLTIYHVKSHLQKYRTARYKPETSEVTGEPQEKKLTSMEDIKSLDMKTSVEITQALRLQMEVQKRLHEQLEIQRTLQLQIEKQGRYLQMMFEKQQKIQENKSSCSEASPKQCNDTSAEVEFGLDTRTVEQAESPSASRKRVRED
- the LOC104736837 gene encoding protein PHR1-LIKE 1 isoform X1, giving the protein MTLANDFGYSTTMSSSFSALHPTVEDRYRKFPNSFWVSGQELMNNPVPCQSVSGGNSGGYLFSSSSGFCNVSAVSPHGRNSQTQPPVSTVPRDRLAMQDCTLEAQSSSLINHHQPQEFTDPLQEFFDFSDHVPVQHLQAEESGVRVDSSVELHKKSEWQDWADQLISVDDGSEPNWSDFLGDPRSHNQNSEIPMPFSDVPRQEIKANQQHQMVLSEEQLIGRNASSSVATSKQRMRWTPELHESFVEAVNQLGGSDRATPKAVLKLLNNPVLTIYHVKSHLQKYRTARYKPETSEVTGEPQEKKLTSMEDIKSLDMKTSVEITQALRLQMEVQKRLHEQLEIQRTLQLQIEKQGRYLQMMFEKQQKIQENKSSCSEASPKQCNDTSAEVEFGLDTRTVEQAESPSASRKRVRED
- the LOC104736837 gene encoding protein PHR1-LIKE 1 isoform X3; this encodes MNNPVPCQSVSGGNSGGYLFSSSSGFCNVSAVSPHGRNSQTQPPVSTVPRDRLAMQDCTLEAQSSSLINHHQPQEFTDPLQEFFDFSDHVPVQHLQAEESGVRVDSSVELHKKSEWQDWADQLISVDDGSEPNWSDFLGDPRSHNQNSEIPMPFSDVPRQEIKANQQHQMVLSEEQLIGRNASSSVATSKQRMRWTPELHESFVEAVNQLGGSDRATPKAVLKLLNNPVLTIYHVKSHLQKYRTARYKPETSEVTGEPQEKKLTSMEDIKSLDMKTSVEITQALRLQMEVQKRLHEQLEIQRTLQLQIEKQGRYLQMMFEKQQKIQENKSSCSEASPKQCNDTSAEVEFGLDTRTVEQAESPSASRKRVRED